The Paenibacillus sp. FSL R7-0204 genome includes a region encoding these proteins:
- a CDS encoding sigma-70 family RNA polymerase sigma factor, which yields MREVDRGKITAQAETPAAENTGMEELYQNYKSYAFSIAYRMLGVVADAEDAVQDLFAGLQHRDRSGIQNIKAYVAKGMTNRCLNMLNSARSRRETYIGEWLPEPVSEGYDGPEAAAERKDNLSYAFLVLLERLSPAERAVFVLREAFEYDYEAIAGMVGKSGSNCRQIFSRAKRILQTEPASRLPSLRYVAVTESLLVRFTAAFTSYDVGGMLELLGEHPVLVADGGGREVHTILRPMTGRKGVTALLTSKRVMHYLREWKPSCGLLNGEPGLIFTDQGIVKCVLCLSTDSTGERIQNLYLLMDPAKLSHITVPPEPPQR from the coding sequence CTGCGTGAAGTGGACAGGGGTAAAATAACGGCTCAGGCCGAGACACCTGCGGCTGAGAATACAGGTATGGAGGAGCTGTACCAGAATTATAAAAGCTATGCCTTTTCCATTGCGTACCGGATGCTGGGCGTGGTTGCCGATGCGGAGGATGCGGTGCAGGATCTGTTCGCCGGGCTGCAGCACCGGGACCGGAGCGGCATTCAGAATATCAAAGCCTATGTGGCTAAAGGCATGACCAACCGCTGCCTCAATATGCTGAACTCGGCACGCAGCCGCAGAGAGACTTATATCGGGGAGTGGCTGCCGGAGCCGGTAAGCGAGGGATACGACGGGCCGGAAGCGGCGGCAGAACGCAAGGATAATCTGTCGTATGCTTTTCTGGTGTTGCTGGAGCGTCTGTCTCCCGCGGAGCGTGCGGTATTCGTACTGCGTGAAGCCTTCGAATACGACTATGAAGCCATTGCCGGAATGGTAGGCAAGTCGGGCAGCAACTGCCGGCAGATCTTCAGCCGGGCCAAGCGTATCCTGCAGACAGAGCCGGCTTCCCGGTTACCCTCGCTCAGATATGTCGCAGTCACCGAGAGTCTGCTGGTCCGCTTCACTGCCGCGTTCACCTCCTATGATGTTGGCGGCATGCTGGAGCTGCTGGGCGAGCATCCGGTCCTGGTTGCCGACGGCGGGGGCCGCGAGGTGCATACGATTCTCCGGCCGATGACCGGCCGCAAGGGAGTTACTGCACTGCTGACCTCGAAGCGGGTTATGCACTATTTGCGGGAGTGGAAGCCTTCCTGTGGGCTGCTGAACGGTGAGCCGGGTCTGATCTTCACCGATCAGGGAATCGTGAAGTGCGTGCTCTGCCTGAGTACGGATTCCACCGGGGAACGGATTCAGAACCTGTATCTCCTGATGGACCCTGCGAAGCTGTCCCATATTACCGTACCGCCGGAGCCGCCGCAGCGCTGA
- a CDS encoding GyrI-like domain-containing protein has protein sequence MKFEWRKQDKALYLPPAEPGLIQVPSFPYFTLRGEGNPNGSAFAEAVAVLYSLSYAVKMLPRKGPAPEGYYDYTVFPLEGVWDLSEAGRRLAALDKNELVYTLMIRQPNFLTPLLAAEVLEQVKRSKPHPLLDMAAFARCEDGLSVQMLHIGPYDDEPHSFARMEQFCTAQGLLRESHLHREIYVSDARRARPEKLRTVLRFKAARQD, from the coding sequence ATGAAGTTCGAATGGAGAAAACAAGACAAGGCCCTATATCTGCCCCCCGCCGAACCAGGGCTGATTCAGGTACCCTCCTTCCCTTATTTCACCCTGCGGGGTGAAGGTAATCCCAACGGCAGCGCATTCGCAGAAGCGGTCGCTGTGCTGTATTCCTTGTCCTACGCAGTTAAGATGCTGCCTAGAAAAGGCCCCGCACCCGAAGGTTACTACGACTACACCGTCTTCCCGCTGGAAGGGGTATGGGATCTCAGCGAAGCCGGACGCCGCTTAGCCGCTCTTGATAAGAACGAGCTGGTATACACCTTAATGATCCGCCAGCCGAATTTCCTGACCCCTCTGCTTGCCGCAGAAGTGCTGGAGCAGGTCAAGCGCAGCAAGCCGCACCCGCTGCTGGACATGGCTGCCTTCGCCCGCTGCGAAGACGGCCTCAGTGTACAAATGCTGCATATCGGCCCCTATGATGATGAACCGCACAGCTTCGCAAGAATGGAGCAATTTTGCACCGCTCAGGGCCTGCTGCGGGAATCTCACCTGCACCGCGAAATCTATGTCTCGGATGCCCGGCGTGCCCGTCCGGAGAAGCTGCGAACCGTGCTGCGGTTCAAGGCCGCCCGGCAGGATTAA
- a CDS encoding DUF4004 family protein produces MEEDLISKKELLDETGISYGQLYRWKRKQLIPEEWFIRKSTFTGQETFFPRARMLGRVQHILQKKDDLSLDELAGKLSEPASSYRIRLTLAELKERNIVSLSSLERFGRPEADDLPLTFEQILNVFAADVLLSKGELSWEEADRLYQTLESHAPGYGEKEWELFFVRKMGVSFFIMALPGAGLAFDEGVRLVSRLRSADLAEQLNGRLS; encoded by the coding sequence ATGGAAGAGGATTTAATCTCCAAAAAGGAGCTGCTTGATGAGACGGGAATCTCTTACGGGCAATTGTACCGCTGGAAGCGGAAACAGCTGATTCCTGAGGAATGGTTCATCCGCAAATCTACCTTTACGGGACAGGAGACCTTTTTTCCGCGGGCGCGGATGTTGGGGAGGGTGCAGCATATTTTACAGAAGAAGGATGATCTCTCCCTGGATGAATTGGCGGGAAAGCTGTCAGAGCCGGCATCCTCGTACAGAATAAGGTTAACCTTAGCCGAGCTAAAAGAACGTAACATTGTTTCGCTTAGCAGTCTGGAGCGGTTCGGTAGACCGGAGGCTGACGATTTACCGTTGACCTTCGAGCAGATCCTGAATGTATTCGCGGCAGATGTGCTGCTCAGCAAGGGGGAACTCAGCTGGGAGGAAGCAGACCGGCTCTATCAGACGCTGGAGAGTCATGCGCCGGGATACGGAGAGAAGGAGTGGGAGCTGTTTTTTGTGCGGAAGATGGGGGTTAGCTTCTTCATTATGGCGCTGCCGGGTGCGGGGCTGGCCTTCGATGAGGGGGTACGGCTGGTGAGCAGGCTTCGCTCTGCCGATCTGGCGGAACAACTGAATGGGCGCTTAAGTTAA
- a CDS encoding MFS transporter has product MSSLEATYQEDAGIQKKRWLILIVLNLFTFMSTLDGSIVNIALPVLVKELGLPVAQVEWVTTGYLMAICSVILFFGKLGDIAGKIKMFKLGMVVFTIGSLLCGLSHSLPLLIASRVVQAVGASMTMANSQGIVTDIFPSTERGKALGLIGTFVSLGSIAGPSLGGIIVSSMGWEYIFWVNVPIGILAIALGWKVLPKDLVRVKSGVDVPGSLLFAVFIVSLFAGLLLGQQLGYGDTRILAALTAAVITFIVFLIVELRSAGPLLQLGLFKNPLFSLSIFCAFLVFVSNFCFNIIAPFYAQNMLNMSPFDAGFLLMLYPICMVIVAPLSGALSDKIGSELLTFAGLSVMVVAQFGLARLHEGSPVILVGVWIAMLGIGSGMFGSPNNSLIMSTVPRTQLGSAGSVNSLVRNVGMVVGITVATSILFNVMSSKAGYRVTGLVEGRPELFLSGMHVVFLTSSGICLLSALLTGWRLFFSRRAKSLSA; this is encoded by the coding sequence ATGAGCAGCTTAGAGGCGACCTATCAGGAGGATGCCGGGATACAGAAGAAGCGCTGGCTGATTCTGATCGTTCTTAATTTGTTTACTTTTATGTCCACACTGGACGGAAGTATTGTGAATATTGCGCTGCCGGTGCTGGTAAAGGAGCTGGGGCTGCCGGTAGCCCAGGTAGAGTGGGTGACAACCGGTTATCTGATGGCGATCTGTTCAGTGATTCTGTTCTTCGGGAAGCTGGGTGACATCGCCGGCAAAATCAAGATGTTTAAGCTGGGCATGGTCGTCTTCACCATCGGCTCGCTGCTCTGCGGATTAAGCCACAGCTTGCCGCTGCTCATTGCTTCGCGCGTAGTGCAGGCAGTTGGCGCTTCAATGACCATGGCGAACAGCCAGGGCATTGTTACGGATATTTTCCCGTCAACGGAACGCGGTAAGGCTCTTGGCCTGATTGGAACCTTCGTGTCCCTCGGCAGTATCGCGGGGCCCAGCCTGGGCGGAATTATCGTATCTTCGATGGGCTGGGAGTATATTTTCTGGGTGAATGTGCCGATTGGAATTCTGGCGATTGCGCTGGGCTGGAAGGTGTTGCCGAAGGATCTGGTACGTGTGAAGTCAGGGGTTGATGTTCCCGGCAGCCTGCTGTTTGCCGTCTTCATTGTTTCTCTGTTCGCTGGACTTCTGCTCGGCCAGCAGCTTGGATACGGGGATACCCGGATTCTGGCCGCCCTCACCGCTGCGGTTATTACCTTCATCGTCTTCCTGATCGTGGAGCTGCGCAGTGCCGGACCGCTGCTTCAATTAGGCTTGTTCAAGAATCCCTTGTTCTCACTGAGTATATTCTGTGCCTTTCTGGTGTTCGTCTCGAACTTCTGCTTCAATATTATCGCACCGTTCTATGCGCAGAATATGCTGAACATGTCTCCCTTCGATGCAGGTTTCCTGCTTATGCTTTATCCGATCTGTATGGTGATAGTCGCTCCGTTAAGCGGGGCGTTGTCCGACAAAATCGGTTCGGAGCTGCTCACCTTCGCAGGGCTGAGCGTGATGGTAGTTGCCCAGTTCGGGCTGGCCCGGCTGCATGAGGGCAGTCCGGTTATTCTGGTCGGCGTCTGGATCGCCATGCTCGGTATCGGCAGCGGGATGTTCGGCTCACCGAATAATTCGCTGATTATGTCCACGGTGCCGCGAACACAGCTGGGCTCGGCAGGCAGCGTGAATTCGCTGGTCCGTAATGTAGGGATGGTCGTCGGCATTACCGTAGCCACCTCGATCCTGTTCAATGTAATGAGCAGCAAGGCCGGCTACCGGGTAACCGGGCTGGTAGAAGGACGTCCCGAGCTGTTTCTCTCGGGAATGCATGTAGTCTTTCTGACTTCGTCCGGGATCTGCCTGTTATCGGCGCTGCTTACCGGCTGGCGGCTGTTCTTCTCACGCAGGGCTAAGAGCCTAAGCGCATAA
- a CDS encoding MarR family winged helix-turn-helix transcriptional regulator, which translates to MTTNKEPVKEPARETTREPIGKLISHLHRQNQKILAKELLPYGIGSGGQHSFLKLVLSHPGITQDQMTSRIKCDKATTTRSVKLLEASGYIERRTDPNDRRSFLLYPTPQALDFAPVFQTLLDDFNRELSMDLTGSELDTLTDLLHKVTRNSDRMNGQG; encoded by the coding sequence GTGACTACAAATAAAGAACCGGTTAAAGAACCAGCCAGAGAAACGACCAGAGAACCCATCGGGAAGCTGATCTCCCATCTTCACCGTCAGAACCAAAAAATACTGGCCAAGGAGCTGCTTCCCTACGGCATCGGCAGCGGTGGCCAGCATAGCTTCTTAAAGCTGGTGCTGAGTCATCCGGGGATCACCCAGGATCAGATGACCAGCCGGATTAAATGCGATAAAGCGACAACCACCCGCTCCGTCAAGCTGTTGGAGGCCTCGGGATATATCGAACGCCGGACAGACCCGAATGACCGCCGCTCCTTCCTGCTGTATCCAACTCCCCAGGCGCTCGACTTCGCCCCGGTCTTCCAGACACTGCTGGACGATTTCAACCGCGAGCTGTCCATGGATCTCACCGGGAGTGAGCTGGACACGCTGACAGATCTGCTCCACAAGGTCACCCGCAACTCAGACCGGATGAACGGGCAGGGTTGA
- a CDS encoding response regulator transcription factor gives MIKAVVVDDERLVRRGFISLLDWPSFGVVITGEARDGQAALELLREQETDLLFVDLSMPGMTGFELIREVRLRYPAVRCVVLTCHHEFDEVQEALRLGAVDYIVKTLLEPENADEIIRRLVERIRWEDGNKSTAAKAEQRVIAEDKALLYVPLKPELKEEQLYALSLVRNSTLLPVPGMWLSPLQYPVDAARIGGEVGAVLGTSWTAALLEGVRGQPLKEIAAVLDKSARQALFYAAGGQAVPRLHYGELQALAAQLRPETGVPSALVQAQNLRWTLERREWDLFLSGVAMQQPDPAAVADFGQELLRSWSRLLLTAEEAQQLALAAECNRHWRHWQVWLHQFTGHVQRRMIELGLSQEVMLCLITAVRYMRSHAGEKINQGDVAAAIHMSRGYFSRCFARFAGETFGECLRRMRLELAKALLLETPVPVCEIACRSGFGDDRYFSKLFREHVGKLPSEYRAEGLAEHLAAD, from the coding sequence ATGATTAAGGCTGTTGTCGTAGATGATGAGCGTCTGGTGCGCAGGGGTTTCATCTCACTGCTGGATTGGCCGTCCTTCGGGGTGGTGATTACCGGAGAGGCCAGAGACGGGCAGGCAGCGCTGGAACTGCTGCGCGAGCAGGAGACGGATCTGCTGTTCGTGGATCTCTCGATGCCGGGGATGACCGGGTTCGAGCTGATCCGAGAGGTGAGGCTGCGGTATCCCGCGGTACGCTGCGTGGTGCTGACCTGCCATCATGAATTCGATGAGGTGCAGGAGGCGCTGCGGCTGGGAGCGGTGGATTACATTGTCAAAACGCTGCTGGAGCCCGAGAATGCCGATGAAATCATCCGCAGACTGGTGGAGCGGATCAGGTGGGAGGACGGGAACAAAAGCACCGCTGCAAAGGCCGAGCAGAGGGTGATCGCTGAGGACAAGGCGCTGCTCTATGTGCCGCTTAAGCCGGAACTGAAGGAAGAGCAGCTGTATGCGCTGTCTTTGGTGAGAAATTCCACACTACTTCCTGTGCCGGGGATGTGGCTGTCTCCGCTGCAGTATCCCGTGGATGCAGCGCGGATCGGAGGAGAGGTTGGAGCGGTGCTTGGGACAAGCTGGACAGCGGCGCTGCTGGAGGGGGTGCGCGGTCAGCCGCTGAAGGAGATCGCTGCGGTACTGGACAAGTCAGCCCGGCAGGCGCTGTTCTATGCTGCGGGCGGCCAGGCGGTCCCGAGGCTGCACTATGGTGAACTGCAGGCACTGGCCGCGCAGCTACGGCCGGAGACGGGCGTCCCTTCCGCGCTGGTACAGGCGCAGAATCTCCGCTGGACGCTGGAGCGGAGAGAATGGGACCTGTTCCTCAGCGGGGTTGCGATGCAGCAGCCGGACCCTGCGGCAGTGGCGGACTTTGGCCAGGAGCTGCTGCGGAGCTGGAGCCGGCTGCTGCTTACGGCGGAGGAAGCGCAGCAGCTCGCACTGGCGGCAGAGTGCAACCGGCACTGGCGGCATTGGCAAGTCTGGCTGCATCAGTTCACGGGGCATGTCCAGCGCCGGATGATTGAGCTGGGCCTGAGCCAAGAGGTGATGCTCTGCCTGATCACCGCTGTGCGTTATATGAGGAGCCATGCCGGCGAGAAAATCAATCAGGGCGATGTTGCCGCAGCTATCCATATGAGCCGCGGCTATTTCAGCCGGTGCTTCGCCCGCTTTGCAGGTGAGACTTTCGGGGAGTGCCTGCGGCGCATGCGGCTGGAGCTGGCGAAAGCGCTGCTGCTGGAGACCCCTGTCCCGGTGTGTGAAATTGCCTGCCGGTCCGGCTTCGGGGATGACCGTTATTTCAGTAAGCTGTTCCGTGAGCATGTCGGCAAACTGCCGAGTGAATACCGCGCAGAAGGACTGGCGGAGCATTTAGCCGCTGACTGA
- a CDS encoding carboxymuconolactone decarboxylase family protein: MSLRMNYREVNGPAFRAMMALEQHAGSRSKDKVLYELVKIRVSQINGCAFCLDMHGKDLMKLGNYADHILLLSVWREAPLFSAKERVLLEFAEQVTLISEAGVPLELYNKMLTHFSEEELVDWIMAVNTINSWNRIAITTGMFPGCFG, from the coding sequence TTGAGTCTACGAATGAATTATCGTGAGGTTAACGGCCCGGCATTCCGGGCAATGATGGCGCTGGAGCAGCATGCAGGAAGCCGCAGTAAGGATAAAGTGCTGTATGAACTGGTTAAAATACGGGTCTCCCAGATCAACGGCTGTGCGTTCTGTCTGGATATGCATGGCAAGGATCTGATGAAGCTGGGCAACTATGCCGATCATATTCTGCTGCTCAGTGTGTGGCGCGAAGCGCCGTTGTTCAGTGCGAAGGAACGTGTGCTGCTGGAATTCGCCGAGCAGGTCACGCTGATCAGCGAAGCGGGCGTTCCGCTGGAGCTCTACAATAAGATGCTTACACACTTTAGCGAAGAGGAACTGGTAGACTGGATTATGGCGGTCAATACGATCAACAGCTGGAACCGGATAGCTATTACGACCGGGATGTTCCCTGGCTGCTTCGGCTAA